In a genomic window of Platichthys flesus chromosome 24, fPlaFle2.1, whole genome shotgun sequence:
- the LOC133949942 gene encoding L-amino-acid oxidase-like, translating into MDPHVSKRELYVVSVLLFTMYQSQIAALSFRANISSCLEDKDYETLLETAKTGLPPTHTPHHVVVVGAGMAGLTAAKLLQDAGHKVTILEASDRVGGRVETHRNENDGWYIEFGAMRIPTTHEIIRWYVESLGLELNEFFMTHPKTFYLVNGIKKRTFEMNADPDNMGYNLEGHEKGMSADELLQQSLEKVNEYIAKHGCSEALKKYDHYTVKDYLKTEGNLSAEAVRMIGDMLNTDAIMALALSEMMFLSNDVNDETTYHEITGGFDLLPNALHKTLKAPALLNSKVKRISRSDKGVVISYKKDKQSFLTDLKADTVLVTTTTKAALFIEFDPPLPVDKMEALRAVHYASSTKIILTFSEKFWERDGIKGGKSITDRPSRFIYYPSHGFQNKDIGVLLASYTWAEDSLLFLGATDEDLKELVLKDLAAIHGKYVRHLCTGVVVKKWSLDPYSLGAFASFTPYQHLEHAKELFKSEGRLHFAGEHTGFPHAWIDTAMKTGIRAAININKELNDVST; encoded by the exons ATGGATCCACATGTGTCGAAGCGTGAACTCT ATGTTGTCAGTGTGTTGCTGTTCACAATGTACCAGAGTCAGATTGCTGCTCTCAGCTTCAGGGCAAATATTTCTTCTTGTCTGGAGGACAAAGACTACGAAACGCTGCTGGAGACAGCAAAGACCggcctcccccccacacacacaccgcaccaTGTGGTGGTTGTTGGTGCTGGCATGGCTGGACTGACGGCTGcaaagctgctgcaggacgcAGGACACAAG GTGACCATATTAGAAGCTAGTGATCGTGTGGGAGGACGAGTGGAGACCCACAGGAATGAAAATGACGGCTGGTACATTGAATTTGGAGCAATGAGGATCCCAACTACTCATGA AATCATCCGCTGGTACGTGGAATCACTCGGACTCGAGCTAAATGAATTCTTCATGACTCACCCCAAAACCTTCTACCTGGTCAATGGGATAAAGAAACGGACGTTTGAAATGAATGCAGACCCTGACAACATGGGGTATAACCTGGAGGGTCACGAGAAAGGGATGTCGGCCGACGAGCTGCTACAACAATCTTTGGAGAAG GTGAATGAGTATATTGCGAAACATGGCTGTTCTGAAGCTCTTAAGAAGTACGACCACTACACTGTGAAG GACTATCTGAAAACGGAAGGTAATTTGAGCGCAGAAGCCGTGAGGATGATCGGAGACATGCTCAACACAGACGCCATCATGGCCCTTGCTCTGAGTGAGATGATGTTCCTCAGCAACGACGTCAACGACGAAACCAC GTACCATGAAATAACAGGTGGGTTCGATCTTCTCCCCAACGCtttacacaaaacactgaaggCCCCTGCTCTCCTGAACTCCAAGGTGAAGCGTATCAGTCGGTCAGATAAAGGTGTCGTCATATCGtacaagaaagacaaacaatccTTTCTCACCGACCTTAAGGCTGACACAGTCCTGGTAACCACCACAACCAAAGCAGCCCTGTTCATTGAATTTGATCCACCTCTCCCCGTTGACAAGATGGAGGCCCTGAGGGCGGTCCACTATGCAAGCTCCACAAAAATCATCCTCACCTTCAGTGAGAAGTTCTGGGAGAGGGACGGTATCAAAGGAGGGAAGAGCATCACAGACCGGCCCTCTCGTTTTATCTACTATCCCAGCCACGGTTTCCAAAACAAGGACATCGGCGTCCTCCTGGCCTCCTACACCTGGGCTGAAGATTCCCTTCTCTTCCTTGGAGCGACTGACGAAGACCTGAAAGAGCTGGTTCTGAAAGATTTAGCTGCGATCCACGGCAAGTACGTCCGACATCTCTGCACAGGGGTGGTGGTGAAGAAGTGGAGCTTGGATCCCTACAGCCTGGGCGCCTTCGCTTCCTTCACACCCTACCAACACCTGGAGCACGCTAAGGAGCTCTTTAAAAGTGAAGGCAGGCTGCACTTTGCTGGTGAACACACCGGCTTCCCTCACGCCTGGATCGACACAGCTATGAAAACTGGAATCAGAGCTGCGATCAATATCAACAAGGAGCTGAACGATGTCTCCACCTAA
- the LOC133950065 gene encoding L-amino-acid oxidase-like, giving the protein MEPHVMKCELYVVSVLLFTMYQSQTAALSFRTNISSCLEDADYETLLETAKTGLPPTHTPHHVVVVGAGMAGLTAAKLLQDAGHKVTILEASDRVGGRVETHRNENDGWYIELGAMRIPTTHEIIRWYVESLGLELNEFIITQPNTFYLVNGIKKRTFEMKADPDNMGYNLEGHEKGRSADELLQQSLEKVNDYAAKHGCSEALKKYDPYTVKDYLKTEGNLSAEAVRMIGDMLNIDAIIALALTEMMFFNNNVNDNTKYHEITGGFDLLPNALHKTLKAPALLNSKVKRISRSERGVVISYKKDKQSSLTDLKADTVLVTTTAKAALFIEFEPPLPVDKMEALRSVHYASSTKIILTFSEKFWERDGIKGGKSVTDRPSRFIFYPSHGFQNKDIGVLLASYTWAEDSLLFLGGTDEDLKELVLRDLAAIHGENVRHLCTGVVVKKWSLDPYSLGAFAFFTPYQHLEYSKELFNSEGRLHFAGEHTGFPHTWIETAIKTGIRAATNINTQLLDVSTQTRDDL; this is encoded by the exons ATGGAGCCACATGTGATGAAGTGTGAACTCT ATGTTGTCAGTGTGCTGCTGTTCACAATGTACCAGAGTCAGACTGCTGCTCTCAGCTTCAGGACAAATATTTCTTCTTGTCTGGAGGACGCAGACTATGAAACGCTGCTGGAGACAGCAAAGACCggcctcccccccacacacacaccgcaccaTGTGGTGGTTGTTGGTGCTGGCATGGCTGGACTGACGGCGGcaaagctgctgcaggacgcAGGACACAAG GTGACCATATTAGAAGCTAGTGATCGTGTGGGAGGACGAGTGGAGACCCACAGGAATGAAAATGACGGCTGGTACATTGAATTGGGAGCAATGAGGATCCCAACTACTCATGA AATCATCCGCTGGTACGTGGAATCACTCGGACTCGAGCTAAATGAATTCATCATTACTCAACCCAACACCTTCTACCTGGTCAATGGGATAAAGAAACGGACGTTTGAAATGAAGGCAGACCCTGACAACATGGGGTATAACCTGGAGGGTCACGAGAAAGGGAGGTCGGCCGACGAGCTGCTACAACAATCTTTGGAGAAG GTGAATGACTACGCAGCGAAACATGGCTGTTCTGAAGCTCTTAAGAAGTACGACCCCTACACTGTGAAG GACTATCTGAAAACGGAAGGTAATTTGAGCGCAGAAGCCGTGAGGATGATCGGAGACATGCTCAATATAGACGCCATCATTGCCCTCGCTCTGACTGAGATGATGTTCTTCAACAACAACGTCAACGACAACACCAA GTACCATGAAATAACAGGTGGGTTCGATCTTCTCCCCAACGCtttacacaaaacactgaaggCCCCTGCTCTCCTGAACTCCAAGGTGAAGCGTATCAGTCGGTCAGAGAGAGGTGTCGTCATATCGtacaagaaagacaaacaatccTCTCTGACCGACCTTAAGGCTGACACAGTCCTGGTAACCACCACAGCCAAAGCAGCCCTATTCATTGAATTTGAGCCACCTCTCCCCGTTGACAAGATGGAGGCCCTGAGGTCGGTCCACTATGCAAGCTCCACAAAAATTATCCTCACCTTCAGTGAGAAGTTCTGGGAGAGGGACGGCATCAAAGGAGGGAAGAGCGTCACAGACAGGCCCTCTCGTTTTATCTTCTATCCCAGCCACGGTTTCCAAAACAAGGACATCGGCGTCCTCCTGGCCTCCTACACCTGGGCTGAAGATTCCCTTCTCTTCCTTGGAGGGACTGACGAAGACCTGAAAGAGCTGGTTCTGAGAGATTTAGCTGCGATCCACGGTGAGAACGTCCGACATCTCTGCACAGGGGTGGTGGTGAAGAAGTGGAGCTTGGATCCCTACAGCCTGGGCGCCTTCGCTTTCTTCACACCCTACCAACACCTGGAGTACTCTAAGGAGCTCTTTAACAGTGAAGGCAGGCTGCACTTTGCTGGTGAACACACCGGTTTCCCTCACACCTGGATCGAGACAGCTATAAAAACTGGAATCAGAGCTGCTACCAACATCAACACGCAGCTGCTCGATGTCTCCACCCAAACAAGAGACGATCTCTGA